In Gammaproteobacteria bacterium, one DNA window encodes the following:
- a CDS encoding peroxiredoxin: protein VCPAGWQKGKKGMKADPQGVAEYLAEEADKL from the coding sequence AGTGTGCCCTGCGGGTTGGCAAAAAGGCAAAAAAGGTATGAAGGCTGACCCCCAAGGTGTGGCAGAGTACCTGGCGGAAGAAGCAGACAAACTGTAA